The following are encoded together in the Ralstonia insidiosa genome:
- a CDS encoding DNA polymerase III subunit gamma/tau, giving the protein MSYQVLARKWRPRDFTALVGQEHVVRALTHALEQQRLHHAYLFTGTRGVGKTTLSRILAKSLNCVGADGQGGITAQPCGVCRACTEIDAGRFVDYIEMDAASNRGVDEMAQLLDRAVYAPTVGRFKVYMIDEVHMLTNHAFNAMLKTLEEPPEHVKFILATTDPQKIPVTVLSRCLQFNLKQMPPGHIVSHLEHILGEEHIVHEANALRLLAAAAQGSMRDALSLTDQAIAYSAGEVSEAAVRGMLGAIDQSYLVRLLDALADENGAGLVEIADEMAGRSLSFSGALQDLASLLQKIALAQVVPGAVQDDWPEADDVRRLAERFDAQSVQLFYQFANLGRNELALAPDEYAGFTMTLLRMLAFQPGQSGGDATPPSGGGGKRVVSSPAASVPGASPRPTMAASAPAVAPVAQATPAARPEPVVEAPRATYQVSPPAPAAVAPAVETPAAAPTSAPARRSPAMEALAAARQASSRGRGGVSAPAATPVAAPAPVVRPVAAAGPRPNPVAAPASPPPRREPPAASASSSDDGPPPWDEMPGEFASPSLEEIDAAFAGWDSASSARPDASTPVARSAPVESPTAAPVPVQAKPVALEPVAAATPPDLSASSLTTFDGDWPKLAAGLPMRGLAQQLAHQSELVAVEGVTVRLRVPLPALTEAGVVERLEAALTEHFGTPIRVACDIGAARATAAAADAELRAQRQRDAEDAIAANPFVQALVRDFAAQVVPGSIQPHAH; this is encoded by the coding sequence ATGAGTTATCAAGTGCTCGCCCGCAAGTGGCGCCCTCGCGATTTCACCGCGCTCGTCGGTCAAGAGCACGTGGTGCGCGCGCTCACGCATGCGCTCGAACAGCAGCGTCTGCACCATGCCTACCTCTTCACGGGGACGCGTGGTGTCGGCAAGACCACGCTGTCGCGCATTCTCGCCAAATCGCTCAACTGCGTCGGTGCAGACGGGCAGGGCGGTATCACCGCGCAGCCGTGCGGCGTGTGCCGCGCCTGTACGGAGATCGATGCCGGGCGTTTTGTCGATTACATCGAGATGGACGCCGCGTCCAATCGCGGTGTCGACGAGATGGCTCAGCTGCTCGACCGCGCGGTCTATGCGCCGACGGTCGGCCGCTTCAAGGTCTACATGATCGACGAAGTGCACATGCTGACCAACCACGCCTTCAACGCGATGCTGAAGACGCTGGAAGAACCACCCGAGCACGTCAAGTTCATTCTCGCGACCACCGACCCGCAGAAGATTCCGGTGACAGTGCTGTCGCGCTGCCTGCAGTTCAACCTCAAGCAGATGCCGCCGGGGCACATCGTGTCGCACCTGGAGCACATCCTCGGTGAAGAGCACATCGTCCACGAAGCGAATGCGCTGCGCCTGCTGGCTGCCGCTGCGCAGGGGTCGATGCGTGATGCGCTGTCGCTCACGGATCAGGCCATCGCCTACAGCGCCGGCGAAGTGAGCGAAGCTGCCGTGCGCGGCATGCTCGGTGCGATTGACCAGAGCTACCTCGTGCGCCTGCTCGATGCGCTGGCCGACGAGAACGGCGCAGGACTCGTCGAGATTGCTGATGAGATGGCGGGGCGCAGCCTGAGCTTCTCGGGCGCGTTGCAGGATCTGGCGTCGTTGCTGCAGAAGATTGCGCTGGCGCAGGTCGTGCCGGGTGCCGTGCAGGACGATTGGCCCGAAGCTGATGATGTGCGCCGACTGGCCGAGCGCTTCGACGCGCAGTCGGTGCAACTGTTCTATCAGTTCGCCAACCTTGGTCGCAATGAGCTGGCCTTGGCACCTGACGAATACGCCGGCTTCACGATGACGCTGCTGCGCATGCTGGCGTTCCAGCCTGGGCAGTCGGGTGGGGACGCGACGCCGCCCTCGGGTGGCGGCGGCAAGCGGGTAGTGTCATCGCCGGCGGCGAGTGTGCCGGGTGCATCCCCGCGTCCGACCATGGCGGCGAGTGCGCCGGCAGTAGCGCCGGTTGCGCAGGCGACGCCTGCGGCGCGTCCGGAGCCGGTGGTTGAGGCGCCGCGCGCAACGTATCAAGTGTCCCCGCCTGCGCCTGCAGCAGTGGCGCCAGCGGTTGAAACGCCGGCTGCGGCGCCCACCAGTGCACCAGCGCGCCGTTCGCCGGCCATGGAGGCACTGGCTGCCGCCCGTCAGGCATCGAGCCGCGGTCGCGGCGGCGTCTCGGCACCGGCTGCGACGCCAGTGGCCGCTCCTGCGCCAGTCGTACGCCCTGTTGCTGCTGCGGGGCCGCGCCCGAATCCGGTGGCTGCCCCTGCGTCGCCACCGCCGCGCCGAGAGCCGCCAGCTGCATCGGCCTCATCATCTGATGATGGCCCACCGCCATGGGATGAAATGCCCGGCGAGTTTGCCTCGCCGTCGCTGGAAGAGATTGATGCCGCGTTCGCGGGCTGGGATTCGGCCTCGAGCGCGCGTCCTGATGCTTCCACACCAGTGGCTCGTTCTGCGCCGGTCGAATCACCCACTGCCGCACCAGTACCGGTGCAAGCCAAGCCCGTTGCGCTGGAGCCCGTGGCGGCCGCCACGCCCCCCGACCTGAGTGCAAGTAGCCTCACCACGTTTGATGGTGACTGGCCCAAGCTTGCGGCTGGCCTGCCAATGCGTGGTCTGGCTCAGCAGCTTGCGCACCAGAGTGAACTGGTGGCAGTGGAGGGCGTCACCGTGCGTTTGCGCGTGCCGCTGCCGGCGTTGACCGAAGCTGGTGTCGTGGAGCGGCTGGAAGCCGCACTGACGGAGCACTTCGGCACGCCGATACGCGTGGCGTGTGACATCGGTGCTGCTCGAGCGACAGCCGCTGCTGCCGATGCTGAGCTGCGCGCCCAACGCCAGCGCGACGCTGAAGACGCCATCGCTGCCAACCCGTTCGTGCAAGCGCTGGTGCGGGACTTTGCCGCGCAGGTCGTCCCGGGTTCGATCCAGCCGCACGCACACTGA
- a CDS encoding UvrD-helicase domain-containing protein yields the protein MSDHAYERDGSPVAPEDFSRAACDPLRSVVVEACAGSGKTWLLVTRMLRLLLAGAAPSDILAITFTRKAAEEMRQRLLDILAQLASADDEGVVRELIARTVDEREAPRLIASARGLYARVLESPQRMAIDTFHGWFGSLLRGAPLSSGVPQGASLREDAGRLRREAWAPFWRGLLAEDHAELRAVYETLADLVGDFQAGRLLDAMFHQRSDWWAYKAQAGEHPLNPLDDLLGDDAHTDPLIEALQNQTLLADMLRISGWLGQGGATEGKRATQIEMAATSARSIDASDASARKQAFDDLFGAFHTQAGKARACKPTKALIKAIGDHQAQTLVALHAAVCEALTVYQARRQEMHVRAVNAALFTLGDALIDRYQAYKRQARAMDFTDLEWEAARLMQDEETAAYLQVRLDARYKHLLLDEFQDTNPMQWRILQGWLAGYAGTGTQPSVFLVGDPKQSIYRFRRADARLFDAAREMLVADFNATVLRTNRTRRNAPAVLEWVNAVFLQARARGDYPIYAEQSTAVDAPIGQALLLPLVPVPEAAEADAATPRDTLTEPREEAGDSQRYDEGRQVAACLRALHAGERIRENGVERPVRWSDFQLLVRRKRYLADYERALRDGGVPYMSPRRGGLLATLEALDLCALLDFLMTPQADLSLAHVLRSPIFAASDDDLIRLAQAVDGTWWARLSMLAQQAETAPALRHAHRMLSRWLAVAPTLPVHDLLDHIVYTGELKRSYAECAPAANREQVLANLDAFLKLALDLDGGRYPSLPKFMAELRAIRQGDEDESPDEGMQSDAAEAPDAIDAELAGEGLDAAQILTVHASKGLEAPFVVLLDTHHSDTRADSAGILIDWPPGAEAPTHFSAFGKTAERGLARDPLFKQEESLAQRENWNLLYVAMTRARQALIVSGVANKRDGSAAQATDEGDVPDVDGTASWYTLLATAGVASPAPVVEAAANTDVFAAEAEVVSYHDFRAPLTVAVRVGSAVAQADGAGDPVFDQGAVAQGELLHAVLERLTRRGVPEQTPDAATVARWFGATGATEADAARAAEAVHRMLASKALTHVFDPAHFDVAHNEIELFSPDGALLRIDRLIERGDDILVVDYKLRLLPVERAAYADQLRGYVAAVTPMYLGRTVRAGVATAQGEWIDLESLLESLRKPAQSSRDDSQGALF from the coding sequence ATGAGTGACCACGCTTACGAACGCGACGGCAGTCCGGTCGCACCCGAAGACTTCTCGCGCGCTGCGTGTGACCCACTGCGCTCGGTTGTGGTGGAGGCCTGCGCGGGCAGCGGCAAGACATGGCTGCTGGTGACGCGCATGCTGCGCCTGCTACTGGCCGGTGCGGCGCCGTCGGACATTCTTGCCATCACCTTCACGCGCAAGGCGGCCGAAGAAATGCGCCAGCGCTTGCTGGACATCCTCGCGCAACTCGCCAGTGCGGATGACGAGGGCGTTGTGCGTGAGCTGATCGCCCGCACTGTTGACGAGCGTGAGGCCCCACGTTTGATCGCATCGGCGCGCGGGTTGTATGCGCGCGTGTTGGAATCGCCGCAGCGCATGGCGATCGATACGTTCCACGGTTGGTTTGGTTCGTTGCTGCGTGGCGCGCCGTTGTCGTCCGGCGTGCCGCAAGGGGCATCGCTGCGTGAAGATGCCGGGCGGTTGCGCCGTGAAGCCTGGGCGCCGTTCTGGCGCGGACTGCTGGCGGAAGATCACGCCGAGCTGCGCGCCGTGTACGAGACGCTTGCGGACTTGGTGGGTGACTTTCAGGCTGGGCGCTTGCTTGACGCCATGTTCCATCAGCGCAGCGACTGGTGGGCCTACAAGGCGCAAGCCGGCGAGCATCCGCTGAACCCGCTCGATGACCTGCTCGGCGACGACGCACATACCGATCCGCTGATCGAAGCGTTGCAAAACCAAACCTTGCTGGCCGACATGCTGCGCATATCCGGCTGGTTAGGGCAGGGTGGTGCGACCGAAGGCAAACGCGCGACGCAGATTGAAATGGCAGCCACGTCCGCACGTTCGATCGATGCATCGGATGCATCCGCCCGCAAGCAGGCTTTCGATGACCTTTTCGGCGCGTTCCATACGCAAGCCGGCAAGGCGCGCGCCTGCAAGCCGACCAAGGCGCTCATCAAGGCGATTGGCGACCACCAGGCGCAAACCTTGGTTGCCCTGCATGCCGCCGTGTGTGAGGCGCTGACTGTTTATCAGGCACGCCGCCAGGAAATGCACGTGCGCGCCGTCAACGCGGCGTTATTCACCTTGGGCGATGCACTCATCGATCGCTATCAGGCCTACAAGCGCCAGGCGCGCGCAATGGACTTCACCGACCTGGAATGGGAAGCCGCCCGCCTGATGCAGGACGAAGAGACGGCGGCTTACCTGCAGGTGCGGCTTGATGCTCGCTACAAGCATCTGCTGCTCGACGAGTTTCAGGACACGAACCCGATGCAGTGGCGCATTCTGCAAGGCTGGCTTGCCGGCTATGCGGGTACGGGCACGCAACCGAGCGTGTTTCTAGTGGGCGATCCGAAGCAGTCGATCTATCGTTTTCGCCGTGCGGATGCACGCTTGTTTGACGCCGCACGCGAGATGCTCGTCGCGGACTTCAACGCCACCGTGCTGCGCACCAACCGGACGCGCCGTAATGCACCGGCCGTGCTGGAGTGGGTGAACGCCGTGTTCCTGCAGGCGCGCGCCCGGGGTGACTATCCGATCTACGCGGAGCAAAGCACAGCAGTCGATGCGCCCATCGGGCAGGCGTTGCTGCTGCCGCTGGTGCCTGTGCCTGAAGCGGCAGAAGCCGACGCAGCCACACCGCGCGACACGCTCACCGAACCGCGCGAAGAGGCCGGTGACTCCCAGCGCTATGACGAGGGCCGGCAAGTGGCTGCTTGCCTGCGCGCGCTGCACGCCGGAGAGCGCATCCGCGAGAACGGCGTCGAACGCCCGGTGCGCTGGAGCGACTTCCAATTGCTCGTTCGCCGCAAGCGCTATCTGGCCGACTATGAACGCGCGCTGCGCGACGGCGGTGTGCCGTACATGAGCCCGCGCAGAGGCGGCTTGCTGGCAACGCTTGAAGCGCTGGATCTGTGTGCGCTGCTGGACTTCTTGATGACGCCGCAAGCGGATCTGTCGCTCGCGCACGTGTTGCGCAGCCCGATCTTTGCGGCGTCTGATGACGATTTGATCCGGCTCGCGCAGGCAGTCGATGGAACGTGGTGGGCCCGCCTGAGCATGCTGGCACAGCAAGCCGAGACTGCCCCAGCGTTGCGCCACGCGCATCGTATGCTGTCACGCTGGCTGGCAGTGGCACCCACGCTGCCCGTGCACGACCTGCTCGACCATATCGTCTATACCGGCGAGCTTAAGCGCAGTTACGCCGAATGTGCACCGGCCGCCAATCGCGAACAGGTGCTTGCGAACCTGGATGCGTTCCTCAAGCTCGCGCTCGACCTGGACGGCGGCCGCTACCCGAGCCTGCCCAAGTTCATGGCCGAGCTGCGCGCCATCCGTCAGGGCGATGAAGATGAAAGCCCCGACGAAGGTATGCAGAGCGATGCCGCTGAAGCGCCAGACGCCATCGACGCCGAACTCGCAGGCGAAGGACTGGATGCTGCGCAGATCTTGACTGTGCACGCATCGAAGGGGTTGGAGGCGCCGTTCGTGGTGCTGCTCGACACCCACCACAGCGACACGCGCGCCGACAGTGCCGGCATCCTGATCGACTGGCCGCCAGGGGCTGAAGCGCCCACGCATTTCTCCGCCTTCGGCAAGACGGCTGAACGCGGCCTTGCACGCGACCCGTTGTTCAAGCAGGAAGAGTCGCTTGCCCAGCGCGAAAACTGGAACCTGCTGTACGTGGCAATGACGCGCGCACGGCAGGCGTTGATCGTCTCTGGCGTGGCCAACAAGCGCGACGGGTCTGCGGCGCAAGCAACAGACGAGGGTGACGTGCCGGATGTAGATGGCACCGCAAGCTGGTACACGTTGCTGGCAACGGCGGGTGTGGCTTCACCCGCGCCGGTGGTTGAGGCTGCTGCCAATACGGATGTCTTTGCTGCTGAAGCCGAGGTTGTCTCGTATCACGATTTCCGCGCGCCGCTCACGGTCGCGGTGCGTGTCGGTAGCGCTGTCGCACAGGCGGACGGCGCGGGCGATCCGGTATTCGATCAGGGCGCTGTCGCGCAAGGCGAATTGCTGCACGCCGTATTGGAGCGTCTGACGCGCCGCGGCGTGCCCGAGCAGACACCGGACGCAGCAACCGTCGCGCGCTGGTTCGGCGCAACCGGTGCGACGGAAGCCGATGCCGCCCGCGCTGCCGAAGCCGTGCACCGCATGCTAGCTTCCAAAGCCCTGACGCACGTGTTCGACCCCGCGCACTTCGACGTGGCCCACAACGAAATCGAGCTCTTCAGCCCCGACGGCGCATTGCTGCGCATCGATCGCCTGATCGAGCGCGGCGATGACATCCTGGTGGTGGACTACAAGTTGCGTCTCTTGCCGGTCGAGCGTGCTGCCTATGCAGACCAGTTGCGCGGCTACGTGGCCGCCGTCACACCGATGTACCTGGGCCGCACGGTGCGAGCAGGTGTGGCGACTGCGCAGGGTGAATGGATTGATTTGGAGTCGCTGCTGGAATCGCTACGCAAGCCAGCACAGTCGTCACGTGACGATAGCCAGGGCGCGCTGTTCTGA
- a CDS encoding PD-(D/E)XK nuclease family protein: protein MQTLAFAPGPAFLSRAADATWRFLDAHAQSSGAGTVVVPTAAQIPGVRSALHASALASGTPRLLPRILTLGHWLLDLPPEPGLPAARTTLSRLLAVQQALKTQAWLREALGAQDDAALWGVAQVMVTVSDELSQRWLTLDAADSDAQERPDALEAALEAALADALERTYAQLSERFLGTESRIVLTFWRLLSGAADPIPVRLHAMRRLLEALRGPMVWMSPTDPEAVDLDFLQRAAEHVPVLAIGYDWNAPEVVSPSSPATHADFRDLLLHAWPECATPAQAAHEDSDTELSSPVLHIAGAARFEDEAAFAAHTLVDWLNAGRRSLALVAQDRIVARRVRALLARVNVPVRDETGWKLSTTRAAAALMRWVDVVQGDGDTAALLDLIKSPFCLRDINTAADAGIATPAWVAELERRIRRHNVSGGWGRLRRLVADRPAEEADGEPQVSRLADRLGLLADEAALWRRAGNATLEAWVTLLAGTLDRLHMRTGLQNDDAGRQLLDWIDRLRASVHGSTDAAARFSLTEWRALLSMLLESAVFSEPAPPADRRVVILPLNGARMRRFDGVVVVGCDDAQLPSAQPEWLFFSNDVRRELGLPDRAQRFAQQARDLAEVLLNQPEVVLTWQRHGGRGEPNRLSGWLERLQRRLAVAGVRIDMPVVLPNLQTRPQPTGMPAPAAPALVPSTLSAAAYNSLRRCPYQFFVGRMLRLGELEEVSDELEKRDVGEVLHAILHRFHRHLLDAPIHDLVDRRALLQSITDEQFGPMLAEDGNALRFYRRWQAVMPSYLAWQAAREAEGWHFEAGEVDVDTSITLPGGPNAERPLRLRGRIDRIDAHREHGVAVLDYKTQSPMVLVRRAKTPFEDCQLPFYGVLDTRADAGGWVSLDGEARGDKRDVALPDFRQVVDWLLEQMEKDMTALAAGAPLPAFGDESACRYCAARGLCRKGYWTEGAPREPAEGQV from the coding sequence ATGCAGACGCTTGCCTTCGCGCCCGGCCCAGCATTTCTCTCCCGCGCCGCCGATGCGACGTGGCGCTTCCTGGACGCGCACGCGCAGTCGTCCGGCGCCGGTACGGTCGTCGTGCCGACTGCCGCGCAAATCCCGGGTGTGCGCAGCGCTCTCCATGCCAGTGCTCTGGCGTCCGGCACGCCACGGCTGCTGCCGCGTATTCTGACGCTTGGCCACTGGCTGCTTGATCTGCCGCCTGAGCCGGGTTTGCCTGCTGCACGTACGACGCTCTCGCGGCTGCTGGCCGTGCAGCAAGCGCTCAAGACGCAAGCGTGGTTGCGCGAAGCGCTCGGTGCCCAGGATGATGCGGCGCTGTGGGGAGTGGCGCAGGTGATGGTCACCGTGTCAGACGAGTTGTCGCAGCGGTGGCTCACGCTTGATGCGGCCGACAGCGATGCGCAGGAGCGTCCTGACGCGCTGGAAGCCGCGCTGGAAGCCGCGCTGGCCGACGCGCTGGAGCGCACGTACGCACAGTTGTCCGAGCGCTTTCTTGGCACGGAATCGCGCATCGTGCTGACGTTCTGGCGGTTGTTGTCGGGGGCGGCAGATCCCATTCCGGTGCGGCTGCATGCCATGCGGCGTCTGCTGGAGGCATTGCGGGGGCCGATGGTCTGGATGAGTCCGACCGATCCCGAAGCCGTTGATCTCGATTTCCTTCAGCGCGCAGCTGAACACGTGCCCGTGCTGGCGATCGGTTACGACTGGAACGCGCCCGAGGTGGTGTCTCCCAGCAGTCCGGCCACGCATGCCGATTTTCGCGATCTGCTGTTGCATGCCTGGCCCGAGTGCGCCACGCCGGCACAGGCTGCGCACGAGGATTCCGATACCGAGCTTTCCTCACCGGTCTTGCACATCGCAGGTGCGGCACGTTTTGAGGACGAGGCGGCCTTTGCCGCCCACACGCTGGTCGATTGGCTGAATGCCGGGCGGCGCTCGCTTGCGCTGGTGGCGCAGGACCGCATCGTCGCGCGGCGTGTGCGGGCGTTGCTGGCGCGCGTGAACGTGCCCGTGCGCGATGAAACCGGCTGGAAGCTTTCCACCACCCGCGCCGCCGCCGCACTGATGCGCTGGGTGGACGTGGTGCAGGGTGACGGCGATACCGCGGCCTTGCTCGACCTCATCAAGAGCCCATTCTGTTTACGTGATATCAACACTGCGGCAGATGCCGGCATCGCCACGCCCGCGTGGGTGGCTGAACTGGAGCGCCGCATCCGCAGGCACAACGTGTCGGGTGGATGGGGGCGTCTGCGCCGCCTGGTGGCCGATCGCCCCGCCGAAGAGGCCGACGGCGAGCCGCAGGTCAGTCGCTTGGCTGACCGCCTAGGGCTGCTGGCCGACGAAGCTGCGTTGTGGCGTCGCGCTGGCAACGCCACGCTCGAAGCGTGGGTCACGCTGCTGGCCGGGACGCTCGACCGCCTGCACATGCGCACTGGCCTGCAGAACGATGATGCGGGGCGCCAGTTGCTCGACTGGATCGACCGGCTGCGTGCGTCCGTACACGGTAGTACGGATGCAGCTGCGCGCTTCTCACTCACGGAATGGCGCGCGCTGCTGTCGATGCTGCTCGAATCGGCTGTCTTCAGCGAGCCGGCACCACCGGCGGACCGGCGTGTCGTCATCCTGCCGTTGAACGGCGCACGCATGCGGCGTTTCGACGGCGTAGTGGTGGTCGGTTGCGACGATGCGCAGTTGCCGTCCGCGCAGCCGGAATGGCTGTTCTTCTCGAACGACGTGCGTCGCGAGCTGGGCTTGCCGGACCGCGCGCAACGTTTCGCTCAGCAGGCACGCGACTTGGCGGAGGTGCTGCTCAACCAGCCCGAAGTTGTGCTGACCTGGCAGCGCCACGGTGGGCGCGGAGAGCCCAACCGTCTTTCCGGTTGGCTGGAACGTTTGCAACGGCGGCTGGCCGTGGCGGGTGTGCGGATCGACATGCCGGTCGTTCTGCCGAACCTGCAGACCCGTCCTCAGCCGACCGGTATGCCCGCGCCGGCCGCGCCAGCGCTGGTGCCATCCACACTCAGTGCCGCGGCGTATAACAGTCTGCGCCGCTGCCCATACCAATTCTTCGTCGGCCGCATGCTGCGGTTGGGGGAGCTGGAGGAGGTGTCCGACGAGTTGGAGAAGCGCGACGTCGGCGAGGTCCTGCACGCGATCCTGCATCGCTTTCATCGGCACTTGCTGGACGCGCCGATACACGACCTTGTCGATCGACGGGCGCTGCTGCAATCCATCACTGACGAACAATTCGGCCCGATGTTGGCGGAGGATGGCAACGCGTTGCGCTTCTATCGTCGCTGGCAGGCCGTGATGCCGTCGTACCTGGCGTGGCAGGCCGCGCGCGAGGCCGAGGGCTGGCACTTTGAAGCGGGTGAGGTTGATGTCGATACATCGATCACGTTACCTGGTGGGCCAAATGCGGAGCGCCCCCTGCGCCTGCGCGGCCGCATAGACCGCATCGACGCGCATCGCGAACACGGCGTGGCTGTGCTGGACTACAAGACGCAATCGCCCATGGTGCTGGTGCGACGCGCCAAGACGCCGTTTGAGGATTGCCAGTTGCCGTTCTACGGCGTGCTCGACACGCGTGCCGATGCGGGCGGCTGGGTCTCGCTCGACGGTGAAGCGCGCGGTGATAAACGCGACGTTGCGTTGCCGGACTTCAGGCAAGTGGTGGATTGGCTGCTCGAACAGATGGAGAAGGACATGACCGCCCTGGCTGCCGGCGCACCGTTGCCGGCCTTCGGCGACGAATCGGCGTGCCGCTATTGCGCAGCGCGTGGCCTATGCCGCAAGGGGTACTGGACCGAAGGTGCCCCACGCGAACCGGCGGAGGGGCAGGTATGA
- the trxA gene encoding thioredoxin TrxA, whose amino-acid sequence MSEQIKYVSDASFEADVLKSDKPVLVDFWAEWCGPCKMIAPILDEVSKDYSEKVQIAKINVDENQGVPAKFGIRGIPTLILFKNGAVAAQKVGALSKSQLTAFLDSHL is encoded by the coding sequence ATGAGCGAACAGATCAAGTATGTGAGCGACGCGTCCTTCGAGGCCGATGTGCTCAAGTCCGACAAACCCGTGCTCGTCGATTTCTGGGCTGAATGGTGCGGTCCGTGCAAGATGATCGCCCCGATCCTGGACGAAGTCTCCAAGGACTACAGCGAGAAGGTACAAATCGCCAAGATCAACGTCGATGAGAACCAAGGCGTGCCGGCCAAGTTCGGCATTCGCGGTATCCCGACGCTGATCCTGTTCAAGAACGGCGCCGTGGCCGCCCAAAAGGTGGGGGCACTGTCCAAGTCGCAACTCACCGCGTTCCTGGATAGCCACCTGTAA
- the rho gene encoding transcription termination factor Rho, with protein MHLTELKSLHVSQLLEMAGQLEIDNAQRMRKQELMFAILKKKAKQGETIFGDGTLEVLPDGFGFLRSPETSYLASTDDIYISPSQIRRFNLHTGDTIEGEVRTPKDGERYFALVKVDKVNTQPPEAVKNRIMFENLTPLHPNKPLILERDIKAEENITGRIIDMIAPIGRGQRALLVASPKSGKTVMLQHIAHAIATNHPEAELFVLLIDERPEEVTEMQRTVRGEVVASTFDEPAVRHVQVAEMVIEKAKRLVELKKDVVIVLDSITRLARAYNTVVPTSGKVLTGGVDANALQRPKRFFGAARNLEEGGSLTIIGTALIETGSRMDDVIYEEFKGTGNMEVHLERRLAEKRVYPAINLNKSGTRREELLIKPDILQKVWILRKFIHDMDEVEAMEFLLDKLKSTKNNAEFFDMMRRGG; from the coding sequence ATGCATCTGACAGAACTGAAATCCCTGCACGTGTCCCAATTGCTGGAAATGGCGGGACAGCTGGAGATTGATAACGCGCAGCGCATGCGCAAACAAGAGTTGATGTTTGCCATCCTGAAAAAGAAGGCGAAACAGGGGGAAACGATTTTCGGTGACGGCACGCTCGAAGTGCTGCCCGACGGCTTCGGTTTTCTGCGCTCGCCGGAAACGTCGTATCTGGCCAGCACGGATGACATCTACATCAGCCCGTCGCAGATTCGCCGTTTCAATCTGCACACCGGCGACACGATCGAAGGCGAAGTCCGCACCCCGAAGGACGGCGAGCGCTACTTCGCGCTGGTGAAGGTCGACAAGGTCAACACGCAGCCTCCCGAGGCGGTCAAGAACCGCATCATGTTCGAGAACCTGACGCCGCTGCATCCGAACAAGCCGCTCATCCTCGAACGCGATATCAAGGCCGAAGAGAACATCACCGGCCGCATCATCGACATGATCGCCCCGATCGGCCGCGGCCAGCGCGCGCTGCTGGTGGCGTCGCCCAAATCGGGTAAGACCGTGATGCTGCAGCACATTGCGCACGCCATCGCGACCAACCACCCCGAAGCCGAGCTGTTCGTGCTGCTGATCGACGAGCGCCCGGAAGAAGTGACCGAAATGCAGCGCACCGTGCGCGGCGAAGTGGTGGCGTCGACGTTCGATGAACCGGCCGTGCGCCACGTGCAAGTGGCCGAAATGGTCATCGAAAAGGCCAAGCGCCTAGTCGAACTGAAGAAGGATGTGGTGATCGTGCTGGACTCGATCACGCGTCTGGCGCGCGCCTACAACACCGTGGTGCCAACCTCGGGCAAGGTGCTGACCGGTGGTGTCGATGCCAACGCGCTGCAGCGCCCGAAGCGTTTCTTCGGTGCGGCACGTAACCTGGAAGAAGGTGGTTCGCTGACCATCATCGGCACGGCGCTGATCGAAACCGGCAGCCGCATGGACGACGTGATCTACGAAGAGTTCAAGGGCACCGGCAACATGGAAGTGCACCTCGAGCGCCGCCTGGCCGAGAAGCGTGTCTACCCCGCCATCAACCTGAACAAGTCGGGCACCCGCCGCGAAGAGCTGCTGATCAAGCCGGACATCCTGCAGAAGGTGTGGATTCTGCGTAAGTTCATCCACGACATGGATGAAGTCGAGGCGATGGAATTCCTGCTCGACAAGCTCAAGTCGACCAAGAACAACGCCGAGTTCTTTGACATGATGCGACGCGGCGGCTGA